The following are encoded together in the Lactuca sativa cultivar Salinas chromosome 1, Lsat_Salinas_v11, whole genome shotgun sequence genome:
- the LOC111876326 gene encoding uncharacterized protein LOC111876326, with translation MSKRKYESGASKRKRKMQEEPFIDKQKGSFLKYLTTNKNVDNEQQQTNVDIEQEQDNVDNNNHEPTNIESDNEPTNIDNDNEKTNIEIDNEQTNIENDNERTNIEIDNEHTNSENDNEQSNIEIDNEQTNSENDNTPLNIYDPSRWNNISTNLRDLIIEKGPIKIYDFKFPKDQHLRSFSTSLYMQKILNGEKYERTWLVYSIDVDRVFCFCCKLFNVNASTCSLAHKGNNDWNNISSILKRHEASNGHILNMRSWIDLETRLANNKTIDKQIQEQINKEKEHWKNVLIRIIAVVKTLGKNNLAFRGTNEKIYEENNGNFLTIIEMIAEFDLIMQEHIRRINDKEIHNHYLGHNMQNELISLLGEEVKSKIIKKVKEAKYFSIILDCTPDTSHKEQMSIILRCLDLSTTPIEVKEYFLGFLIVDNTTGKGLYDAIVDEIKNIGLDINDVRGQGYDNGSNMKGKHQGVQKRLLDINPRAFYTPCGCHSLNLVICDMANSCDKASEFFGVIQRIYSIFASSTQRWKILQDNISNLTLKSLSQTRWESRVESVKTIRFQAPQLRKTLLQLSKNCGDPKIKSEAKCLATYELENYEFLLGMIIWYDVLFAINTVSKNLQSSDMCIDDAIDQLNGLLCFFKEYRENGFEKALDYAKELALEMNVKPEFREKRII, from the coding sequence ATGTCAAAGAGAAAATACGAATCCGGTGCCTCAAAAAGGAAACGAAAAATGCAAGAAGAACCTTTTATAGATAAACAAAAAGGGtcgtttttaaaatatttaactacAAACAAAAATGTTGATAATGAACAACAACAAACTAATGTTGATATcgaacaagaacaagataatgtTGATAATAATAATCATGAACCAACTAATATTGAAAGTGATAATGAACCAACTAATATTGACAATGATAATGAAAAAACTAATATTGAAATTGATAACGAACAAACGAATATTGAAAATGATAACGAACGAACTAATATTGAAATTGATAATGAACACACTAATAGTGAAAATGATAACGAACAAAGTAATATTGAAATTGATAACGaacaaactaatagtgaaaatgatAACACACCTTTAAACATATATGATCCAAGTAGATGGAATAATATTAGTACTAATTTAAGAGATTTAATCATAGAAAAAGGTCCTATTAAgatttatgattttaaatttcCAAAAGATCAACATTTAAGAAGCTTTAGTACATCTCTTTACATGCAAAAAATACTAAATGGAGAAAAATACGAACGAACATGGTTGGTTTATTCTATAGATGTAGATagagttttttgtttttgttgtaaattaTTTAATGTGAATGCATCCACATGTTCATTAGCACATAAAGGTAATAATGATTGGAATAATATTTCTAGTATATTAAAAAGACACGAAGCAAGTAACGGACACATTCTTAATATGAGGTCATGGATTGACTTAGAAACTAGATTAGCAAATAATAAAACAATTGATAAGCAAATCCAagaacaaataaataaagaaaaagaacatTGGAAAAATGTATTAATAAGAATCATTGCTGTAGTAAAAACATTAGGAAAAAATAATTTAGCATTTCGTGGAACAAATGAAAAgatttatgaagaaaataatgGTAATTTTTTAACTATAATTGAAATGATTGCGGAATTTGATCTTATTATGCAAGAACATATTAGGAGAATTAATGACAAAGAAATTCATAATCATTATCTTGGACACAATATGCAAAATgaacttattagtttattaggaGAAGAAGTTAAaagtaaaataattaaaaaggtaaAAGAGGCTAAATACTTTTCAATAATACTTGATTGTACTCCCGATACAAGTCATAAGGAACAAATGTCGATTATCTTACGATGTTTAGATCTTTCAACAACTCCAATTGAAGTTAAGGAGTATTTTTTAGGATTTTTAATTGTAGATAATACAACCGGTAAAGGCTTATATGATGCAATAgttgatgaaattaaaaataTAGGACTAGATATAAATGATGTTAGAGGTCAAGGTTATGACAATGGATCAAATATGAAAGGAAAACATCAAGGTGTACAAAAACGGTTGTTAGATATTAACCCTAGAGCATTCTACACTCCGTGTGGTTGTCACAGTTTAAATTTAGTAATTTGTGATATGGCTAATTCGTGCGATAAAGCTAGTGAATTTTTTGGAGTTATACAACGTATATATTCGATATTTGCTTCATCAACTCAAAGGTGGAAAATATTACAAGATAATATATCAAACCTAACACTTAAATCATTATCACAAACTCGTTGGGAAAGTAGGGTAGAAAGTGTAAAAACAATTAGATTTCAAGCACCACAATTAAGAAAAACACTTTTACAATTATCTAAAAATTGTGGAGACCCAAAAATTAAAAGTGAAGCTAAATGTTTAGCTACATATGAACTtgaaaactatgaatttttattaGGAATGATTATTTGGTATGATGTTTTGTTTGCTATTAACACTGTTAGTAAAAACTTGCAATCAAGTGATATGTGTATCGATGATGCTATAGATCAACTAAATGGACTTTTGTGTTTCTTTAAAGAATATAGAGAAAACGGATTTGAAAAAGCTTTAGATTATGCAAAAGAATTGGCATTAGAAATGAATGTAAAACCTGAATTTCGTGAAAAACGTATCATTTAA